A DNA window from Hordeum vulgare subsp. vulgare chromosome 1H, MorexV3_pseudomolecules_assembly, whole genome shotgun sequence contains the following coding sequences:
- the LOC123405403 gene encoding B3-hordein-like gives MLVQVQIPFVHPSILQQLNLCKVFLQQQCSPVAMSQRIARSQMLEQSSCHVLQQQCCQQLPQIPEQFCHEAVCAIVYSIVLQEQPQRLVQGVSQPQQQSQVQQVGQCSFQQPQPQQGQQQQVPQSVFLQPHQLAQLEATVSIALRTLPMMCSVNVPLYRILPFGIDTRVGV, from the coding sequence ATGCTTGTGCAAGTACAAATACCATTTGTTCATCCATCTATTTTGCAGCAGCTAAACCTatgcaaggtattcctccagcagCAGTGCAGCCCTGTGGCAATGTCACAACGTATTGCAAGGTCGCAAATGTTGGAGCAGAGCAGTTGCCATGTGTTGCAACAACAATGTTGCCAACAACTGCCGCAAATCCCCGAACAATTCTGCCATGAGGCAGTCTGTGCAATCGTCTACTCTATCGTCTTGCAAGAACAACCCCAACGATTGGTCCAAGGTGTCTCCCAACCCCAACAACAGTCGCAGGTACAGCAAGTCGGACAATGTTCTTTCCAACAACCTCAACCACAACAGGGTCAACAACAGCAAGTGCCACAGAGTGTTTTCTTGCAGCCACACCAGCTAGCTCAGCTTGAGGCGACGGTTTCCATTGCGCTGCGTACCCTACCAATGATGTGCAGTGTTAATGTGCCGTTGTACCGCATACTTCCATTCGGCATTGACACGAGAGTTGGTGTCTAA